In the Choloepus didactylus isolate mChoDid1 chromosome 5, mChoDid1.pri, whole genome shotgun sequence genome, one interval contains:
- the TSGA13 gene encoding testis-specific gene 13 protein produces the protein MLLKAKWQGLGDSVKALQNNMELEISRQFHSNKPKTSGVKPVKCGKGIVVNGEEIFDTVGQSKFVLANLQHYMVHPNLAQYYEPPKPTALQKFLARNRKITSFMLKVTEYDQDKTLLILTNNPPPCPTDQHGKDITPKFFSKELLVKVMESHYQQKPIENFCLPLMLQKKKLRAELKPTFPVTLLDNSTSKREQWFRFSTDDDFKSEGKYSKVYALRNQKKMYPQLTFAPICKREMKKDVSKKPVSEMPTSKVIWEPLTLSSLLEEKPTRIVPGNRAFLNGRVPQWIIKSATAVK, from the exons GTTTCATAGTAACAAACCAAAGACTTCAGGAGTCAAGCCAGTTAAATGTGGGAAAGGAATAGTTGTCAATGGTGAAGAG ATTTTTGATACAGTCGGACAATCAAAATTTGTTCTAGCAAACCTTCAGCATTACATGGTCCATCCAAATTTG GCCCAGTACTACGAGCCTCCAAAGCCTACCGCACTGCAGAAATTCCTGGCTCGAAACAGGAAAATCACAAGCTTCATGTTAAAAGTAACTGAGTATGATCAGGATAAGACCTTACTGATCTTGACCAACAACCCACCTCCTTGCCCAACCGACCAGCATGGAAAGGACATCACACCAAAATTCTTTTCCAAGGAGTTACTGGTCAAGGTAATG GAAAGTCATTATCAGCAAAAACCCATTGAAAACTTCTGCCTGCCCCTgatgcttcaaaaaaaaaagttaagagctGAGCTGAAACCAACCTTCCCGGTGACACTGTTGGACAATTCTACATCCAAGCGAGAACAATGGTTTAG GTTTTCCACTGACGATGATTTCAAGAGTGAAGGGAAGTACTCAAAGGTCTATGCTTTaaggaaccagaaaaaaatgtacccTCAGCTCACCTTTGCTCCAATCtgtaaaagagaaatgaagaaagatg TTTCCAAGAAGCCAGTGAGTGAAATGCCGACTTCCAAGGTGATTTGGGAACCACTAACCCTTTCATCGCTCCTGGAAGAGAAGCCCACTCGAATTGTGCCAGGAAACAGAGCCTTCCTCAATGGAAGGGTCCCGCAGTGGATTATAAAATCTGCCACTGCCGTTAAGTGA